A genomic segment from Lutzomyia longipalpis isolate SR_M1_2022 chromosome 3, ASM2433408v1 encodes:
- the LOC129792866 gene encoding uncharacterized protein LOC129792866, translating to MPCENCGAQFSVFRIKRSCSECRRLYCKQCLVKRKDRFLCERCVIFTTRPLSRVDLLQLKPKDLIFYCQSKHISTIGCVEKEELVDLVLAHGNSTQDTIPRGRSSGTNTNPPRDATDDENCSNPFDQIKQTCQNFFNSVAERINNDFNFDLKTSSSFSPRQSTAAQPTEPIVNDVRGRGSPASEVFSSSYTSSHPASSSASLTSEHSRRSAPKGQPSTRHNRSQSEDKDLHEFEVIQSTNDLTPEAGSSQGAQTRPGEPAMGNSASSSSFEELGAVGGSDSFSAVTNKSNSETLQISNEIEGHLTSSSEGATERSRKTRSAECSFNGRTVDEFFAPRNNPDGMSLSASIDATPVHRSRRLRRRSDSCILDTGQLERDISLMFEDESSRKRSRTSSQRSGKEREALLGLLAQFKNEMSALGLSDASVQEQLDAVLKYLEDRKVSATLEPSTSTRDAGASGSDNDGIHVYAMSDGDVFNGIPTINVEKQANSEGFTPRKYTKLDDITSSAELEKLSVKQLKEILMLNRVDFKGCCEKNELLERVTRLWNDQRMYPPPDKLQPDDLCKICMDAPIECVILECGHMATCTNCGKILHECPICRQYIVRVVRFFKA from the exons ATGCCGTGTGAGAATTGTGGTGCCCAATTTTCCGTCTTCAGGATCAAACGCTCCTGTTCAGAATGCAG GCGACTCTACTGCAAACAGTGCCTGGTGAAGAGGAAGGACAGGTTCCTTTGCGAAAGATGTGTCATCTTCACAACTAGACCACTGTCGCGAGTTGACTTGCTGCAGCTGAAGCCCAAGGACTTGATCTTCTACTGCCAGAGCAAGCACATCTCCACAATTGGCTGCGTGG AGAAAGAGGAGCTTGTGGATTTAGTGCTGGCGCATGGAAACTCCACGCAGGATACCATTCCACGGGGTAGAAGTTCAGGGACAAACACCAATCCACCACGAGATGCAACTGACGATGAAAATTGCTCGAACCCCTTCGATCAGATTAAGCAAACTTGCCAGAATTTCTTCAATAGCGTCGCCGAGAGGATTAACAATGACTTCAACTTTGACCTCAAGACTTCATCATCCTTCTCGCCGCGCCAGAGTACGGCGGCACAACCCACAGAGCCCATTGTAAATGACGTCCGGGGACGTGGTTCACCGGCATCGGAAGTCTTCTCCTCAAGCTACACATCTAGTCACCCCGCGAGCTCATCGGCCTCCCTCACGTCTGAGCACAGCCGCCGGAGCGCCCCGAAAGGTCAACCGTCCACGCGACACAATAGGAGCCAGAGCGAGGATAAGGATCTACATGAATTTGAGGTGATTCAATCAACAAATGATCTCACACCCGAAGCGGGATCCAGTCAGGGTGCCCAAACGCGTCCCGGTGAACCTGCAATGGGCAATTCGGCTAGCTCGTCGTCATTCGAGGAACTAGGAGCCGTGGGTGGAAGTGATTCTTTCAGTGCTGTGACCAATAAGAGCAACTCAGAGACTCTGCAAATTAGCAATGAAATTGAAGGGCATCTAACGTCTTCAAGTGAG GGAGCCACTGAGCGTTCTCGAAAAACTCGCTCAGCCGAATGTAGCTTTAATGGGAGAACCGTGGATGAGTTCTTTGCCCCGAGGAATAATCCCGATGGGATGTCCCTTTCGGCCAGTATCGATGCCACACCCGTCCACAGATCACGTCGCCTAAGGCGCCGCTCAGACAGCTGCATTCTCGACACGGGACAGCTGGAGCGGGACATTTCGCTCATGTTCGAAGATGAGAGCTCCCGGAAGCGCTCACGAACATCATCCCAGCGCAGTGGGAAGGAGCGTGAGGCCCTCCTTGGGCTGCTGGCGCAATTCAAGAATGAAATGTCCGCCCTTGGGCTGAGTGATGCGAGTGTCCAGGAACAACTGGATGCGGTGCTAAAATACCTCGAAGACCGAAAAGTCTCCGCCACATTGGAACCATCTACATCGACACGCGATGCAGGTGCTTCGGGAAGTGACAACGATGGCATTCACGTCTATGCAATGTCCGACGGGGATGTGTTCAATGGCATCCCCACGATAAATGTTGAAAAGCAAGCTAATAGTGAAGGATTCACACCGAGGAAATACACAAAACTCGATGACATCACCTCAAG TGCTGAACTGGAGAAGTTGTCAGTGAAGCAATTGAAGGAGATTCTAATGCTGAATCGTGTTGACTTCAAGGGATGCTGTGAGAAGAACGAACTCCTCGAGCGCGTAACACGTCTCTGGAATGATCAAAGGATGTATCCAC CTCCGGATAAGCTACAACCGGATGATTTGTGCAAGATTTGCATGGATGCACCAATTGAGTGCGTGATCCTTGAATGTGGCCACATGGCAACGTGCACAAATTGCGGGAAAATCCTCCATGAGTGTCCCATTTGTCGGCAGTACATTGTTCGAGTTGTTAGATTCTTCAAGGCGTAA
- the LOC129792868 gene encoding ester hydrolase C11orf54 homolog, with product MTALSTDGLLFESKDLFIPDNKELKEALTIGLKKNFQEVSVDFVECPDLFGAPFNLASSGLCGNATIVEYGGAPYLLPLVQRDKLYDLNEICLKICRERQMSQYLAVGAGAGPYVLCNSNCEGIFNLAGGLDGKIVSKSHLALVDKDKQCERRNIPASETRTALLGNIYLSEGKTGQVLKIHCKKRTGNNNFITQIRESLASHFVDKDIGLGGTFLLKNGKAHQHVMQDFSVTPIYTEEELNTWLKFYDMPAPLVAVGTLVTNEMDLDLRLQHFHSFSPSHWGGHYHYDTTPDTVEYEGYFGIGEKLYRIDKPKETHKFGRD from the exons ATGACGGCGCTCAGTACAGATGGATTGCTCTTTGAGTCAAAGGATCTCTTCATTCCGGACAACAAGGAGCTCAAGGAAG CTCTTACAATTGGCCTTAAGAAGAACTTCCAGGAGGTCTCTGTGGATTTTGTAGAGTGTCCAGATCTCTTTGGAGCGCCCTTCAATCTTGCTAGCTCAGGACTCTGTGGGAATGCCACAATTGTTGAATACGGTGGAGCCCCATACCTCCTACCGCTCGTGCAGAGGGACAAACTCTATGATTTAAATGAGATATGCCTGAAAATTTGCCGTGAGCGTCAAATGAGCCAGTACTTGGCAGTAGGAGCTGGGGCTGGTCCCTATGTCTTGTGCAATTCCAATTGCGAGGGAATCTTCAATTTAGCCGGAGGGCTCGATGGGAAAATCGTGTCAAAGAGTCATTTAGCTCTCGTTGACAAGGATAAGCAATGCgagagaagaaatattccagCTTCGGAGACAAGGACAGCTCTTTTGGGGAATATCTATTTGTCCGAAGGGAAAACTGGTCAG gtCTTGAAGATTCATTGCAAAAAACGTACAGGGAACAACAATTTTATAACGCAAATCAGGGAAAGTTTGGCCAGTCACTTTGTGGATAAGGATATtg GACTCGGAGGGacatttttgctgaaaaacGGAAAGGCCCATCAGCACGTTATGCAGGATTTCTCCGTGACTCCCATCTACACGGAGGAGGAACTCAACACCTGGCTCAAATTCTACGATATGCCTGCCCCATTGGTGGCTGTTGGGACACTCGTAACGAATGAAATGGACTTGGATTTGCGCCTCCAGCACTTCCACAGCTTCTCACCATCGCACTGGGGTGGACACTATCACTACGACACTACTCCGGATACGGTGGAGTACGAAGGATACTTCGGGATTGGGGAGAAGCTCTATCGCATTGATAAGCCGAAAGAAACCCACAAATTCGGCCGGGACTGA
- the LOC129792867 gene encoding esterase E4, whose product MVVNFIKLAGNNSLKSPINLVRMMSSVEVKVKQGRIRGIQGSLRNGAPFYAFKGIPYAKPPVGELRFRPPVALESFPDGVLDCTKEGNPCVHKDPYTAKIVGSEDCLFLNVYTPRMVEPSGTEKLPVMVWIHGGAFMMDSGSERIYSPEYLIQEDVIVVTLNYRLGPLGFLFYPRKGITGNAGLKDQLLALKWVQENIEKFGGDAQNVTLFGESAGGASTHIHLLCPKSQPFFHRVICQSGTSLMEWVMQEEPEEKAERLAKIVGCQSNKPDDIMASLMKAPAEELALGGVKTLTEDEKRRGLPIPFKPVVEPPGKDSLLTDTPLNLAKALKAIEKPMILGHTSKEGIIMLLDAVRKIDLYDKDFQRIIPKTLNVVQGSRTCERVADEMRKFYFNGGNITQETIPQFTDLLSDYNFMIGNHVTAEIHARKEHRHPMFFYRFAYDGELNLPKKLFGLGKNPGACHGDDMFYLFKMKMIDMDVDEGAEAFKIRATMCRMWTNFAKYGHPTPPHDTTLPFKWTPVAPVGTTGEYRLNALEIDHEIRMIVDPEKERMDFWRQQFKLWNDSFLKPKL is encoded by the exons ATGGTcgtgaatttcattaaattagcCGGAAATAATTCACTGAAATCCCCAATTAACCTA GTGCGAATGATGAGTTCGGTAGAGGTCAAAGTGAAACAGGGAAGAATTCGTGGCATACAGGGGAGTCTTCGCAATGGGGCACCCTTTTATGCATTCAAGGGGATTCCCTATGCTAAACCACCTGTTGGTGAATTGAGATTTAGGCCTCCGGTTGCACTGGAAAGCTTCCCGGATGGAGTGTTGGATTGCACGAAGGAAGGGAATCCGTGTGTGCACAAAGATCCGTACACAGCTAAGATAGTTGGATCTGAGGATTGTCTCTTCCTGAATGTCTACACGCCACGAATGGTAGAGCCAAGTGGGACAGAGAAACTCCCAGTGATGGTGTGGATTCACGGTGGGGCATTTATGATGGATTCCGGGAGTGAGAGAATCTACAGTCCTGAGTATCTCATTCAG GAGGATGTCATTGTGGTGACACTGAACTACCGTTTGGGACCTTTGGGATTCCTATTCTACCCTCGGAAAGGTATAACCGGGAATGCTGGCTTGAAAGACCAACTTCTCGCACTCAAGTGGGTACAGGAGAATATTGAGAAGTTCGGTGGGGATGCTCAAAATGTGACGCTTTTTGGGGAAAGTGCTGGAGGAGCATCAACACACATCCACCTGTTGTGCCCCAAATCACAACCATTCTTCCACCGTGTCATCTGTCAGAGTGGAACATCCCTCATGGAATGGGTAATGCAGGAGGAACCTGAAGAAAAAGCCGAGCGTCTTGCCAAGATTGTGGGTTGTCAATCAAATAAACCTGATGACATCATGGCCTCCTTGATGAAGGCTCCTGCAGAAGAACTCGCACTGGGAGGTGTTAAGACCCTCACTGAGGATGAGAAACGCCGTGGCCTACCAATTCCCTTTAAGCCCGTTGTAGAGCCACCCGGAAAGGATTCCCTTCTCACAGACACCCCCCTGAATTTAGCAAAAGCTCTCAAGGCAATTGAAAAACCCATGATCCTTGGGCACACGTCCAAAGAGGGCATCATCATGCTCCTCGACGCTGTCCGCAAAATAGATCTCTACGACAAGGACTTCCAGCGAATCATCCCTAAGACACTAAATGTCGTCCAAGGAAGTCGAACGTGTGAACGTGTTGCggatgaaatgagaaaattctactTCAACGGTGGGAATATTACTCAAGAAACCATCCCCCAGTTTACAGACTTGCTCTCTGACTACAATTTCATGATTGGGAATCATGTAACGGCTGAAATTCACGCAAGGAAAGAGCACAG GCACCCCATGTTCTTCTACCGTTTCGCCTACGATGGCGAACTCAATCTGCCCAAGAAGCTCTTTGGTTTGGGAAAAAATCCCGGAGCATGTCACGGCGATGATATGTTCTACCTTTTCAA GATGAAAATGATAGACATGGATGTGGATGAGGGGGCGGAAGCTTTCAAAATACGGGCCACCATGTGCCGAATGTGgacaaattttgcaaagtaCGGCCATCCGACACCACCGCATGATACGACTTTGCCTTTCAAGTGGACACCCGTGGCTCCTGTGGGTACAACGGGGGAGTACCGGCTGAATGCCCTTGAGATTGACCACGAGATTAGAATGATTGTGGATCCAGAGAAGGAAAGGATGGACTTTTGGCGGCAACAATTCAAACTCTGGAACGATAGTTTTCTCAAGCCAAAACTCTGA
- the LOC129792320 gene encoding uncharacterized protein LOC129792320: MLVLATLLAVYVVLVGSFASFAPENITVTFLNPTSVRVSWQTSLNYNSSKPIQKYDVTYKPTDARKAIISSYRVVAEVAGNSEAVTLINLLPNTQYQLTVAALFNGKKYRSRPIVFRTLEPPRSSAHQGPGSMAGSFNGVGPPMSSHLPDANYPILGTYDDYGNLTNNSTTRELPTIRGVEVGIVVLVLFVWAGAIALFFNRWGKIRMLLPYQPDYKQEQGLKVPGTGVCSSGACNGQHSHQFLPRCEGCGLLDRCFHCPRRSRDSRDCGCQFALLHRADTES, from the exons ATGCTCGTTCTGGCCACACTTCTTGCAGTCTATGTCGTTCTTGTTG GTTCCTTTGCATCATTTGCTCCCGAAAATATCACGGTGACCTTCCTCAATCCAACTTCAGTTCGTGTCTCCTGGCAAACATCGCTCAACTATAACAGCTCCAAACCAATTCAGAAATACGATGTTACATATAAACCAACGGATGCCAG AAAGGCCATTATATCAAGTTACAGGGTTGTGGCCGAAGTCGCGGGCAACAGTGAAGCAGTCACACTCATCAATTTGCTGCCTAACACGCAGTATCAACTTACTGTTGCGGCTCTCTTCAACGGAAAGAAGTACCGGAGTCGTCCGATAGTATTTCGCACATTGG AACCACCAAGGTCTTCGGCACACCAAGGACCTGGCTCCATGGCTGGCTCCTTTAACGGGGTAGGTCCGCCAATGTCATCCCATTTACCCGACGCCAATTACCCGATACTTGGGACCTACGATGACTACGGCAATTTGACTAACAATTCAACCACAAGAGAACTTCCAAcg ATTCGAGGTGTAGAGGTGGGCATAGTTGTGTTGGTGCTATTTGTATGGGCCGGGGCAATTGCCCTATTCTTCAATCGCTGGGGCAAGATTCGTATGCTACTTCCATATCAGCCCGACTATAAGCAGGAACAAGGACTTAAGGTACCTGGAACAGGTGTTTGCTCTTCAGGTGCCTGCAACGGACAACATTCGCATCAG TTCCTGCCGCGGTGCGAGGGCTGCGGCCTCCTGGACCGATGTTTCCACTGCCCGCGACGTTCGCGGGATTCCCGCGACTGCGGCTGCCAGTTCGCCCTCCTGCACCGCGCGGATACAGAGAGCTAG
- the LOC129792869 gene encoding uncharacterized protein LOC129792869 isoform X1, giving the protein MELSGSQHSRHLTQQQRIRKFRQQRYSRSRCSREQPVGIDEDVELRSYFRQNWPEEQSMVIEDRCTRSRINSAIFVSSEGKGFDSIEFLRRYGSQSVLCRKARSAENITSADQRRRLSEHHNWNSSIREQENTINETFELVECYNPDSQDKTDDAAASVVVSVTAVPSISGEFTTTTTSEASATPMTQAVRQKVTNLPTLSISGPSPPHGEFL; this is encoded by the exons ATGGAGTTATCCGGCAGTCAGCACTCCAGGCACCTCACGCAGCAGCAGCGCATACGCAAGTTCCGGCAGCAGCGCTACTCGCGCTCCAGGTGCTCGCGGGAGCAGCCGGTGGGCATTGATGAAGATGTTGAATTGCGC TCGTATTTCCGGCAAAATTGGCCAGAGGAGCAATCAATGGTGATTGAGGATCGGTGCACGAGAAGCAGAATTAATTCGGCGATTTTTGTATCGTCCGAAGGAAAGGGGTTCGATTCCATTGAATTCCTGAGACGCTACGGATCGCAGAGCGTTCTATGTCGAAAGGCTCGCAGTGCAGAGAACATTACTTCCGCTGATCAGAGG CGTCGATTGTCGGAACACCACAATTGGAATTCCAGCATTCGGGAGCAAGAGAATACCATCAATGAAACATTCGAACTTGTGGAGTGCTACAACCCCGATAGCCAGGATAAAACCGACGACGCTGCCGCATCCGTGGTCGTTTCCGTAACTGCGGTTCCCTCAATCAGTGGGGAATTCACAACCACAACGACCAGTGAGGCATCAGCAACCCCCATGACACAGGCGGTGCGTCAAAAAGTCACGAATCTCCCCACGCTCTCCATATCAGGACCATCGCCGCCACACGGGGAATTCCTCTAG
- the LOC129792869 gene encoding uncharacterized protein LOC129792869 isoform X2 produces MMVKNPTATYRICEDVSEKTDKSYFRQNWPEEQSMVIEDRCTRSRINSAIFVSSEGKGFDSIEFLRRYGSQSVLCRKARSAENITSADQRRRLSEHHNWNSSIREQENTINETFELVECYNPDSQDKTDDAAASVVVSVTAVPSISGEFTTTTTSEASATPMTQAVRQKVTNLPTLSISGPSPPHGEFL; encoded by the exons ATGATGGTTAAAAATCCAACTGCAACGTATAGAATATGTGAAGATGTTAGCGAAAAGACAGacaaa TCGTATTTCCGGCAAAATTGGCCAGAGGAGCAATCAATGGTGATTGAGGATCGGTGCACGAGAAGCAGAATTAATTCGGCGATTTTTGTATCGTCCGAAGGAAAGGGGTTCGATTCCATTGAATTCCTGAGACGCTACGGATCGCAGAGCGTTCTATGTCGAAAGGCTCGCAGTGCAGAGAACATTACTTCCGCTGATCAGAGG CGTCGATTGTCGGAACACCACAATTGGAATTCCAGCATTCGGGAGCAAGAGAATACCATCAATGAAACATTCGAACTTGTGGAGTGCTACAACCCCGATAGCCAGGATAAAACCGACGACGCTGCCGCATCCGTGGTCGTTTCCGTAACTGCGGTTCCCTCAATCAGTGGGGAATTCACAACCACAACGACCAGTGAGGCATCAGCAACCCCCATGACACAGGCGGTGCGTCAAAAAGTCACGAATCTCCCCACGCTCTCCATATCAGGACCATCGCCGCCACACGGGGAATTCCTCTAG